Proteins co-encoded in one Sander vitreus isolate 19-12246 chromosome 9, sanVit1, whole genome shotgun sequence genomic window:
- the henmt1 gene encoding small RNA 2'-O-methyltransferase: MDPIFSPPLHRQRHQFVIDFVKRNKPKKVVDLGCSDCSLLQKLKFHREIELLVGVDIDGANIKKKMHGLAPMSTDYLQPSYDQLRIELYQGSVTQEDARLRGFDLVTSIELIEHLTLADVKRFSEVVFGYMTPVAVIVSTPNSEFNPVFPRPAGFRHSDHKFEWTRAEFKSWALKVCLEYGYEVEFTGVGQAPPGQQERVGFCSQIGVFHWLGGRQDCNMLFGDDAEDVFSYTLLYSINYPSLHDNNILRRVLVSEVLYWAEKLKRNWIEERTGERDDTYTLCPAEGEGEECLRASERHMEMEDKQTAACGAEMKNPGEHQESELFWTNGKGQQESCKLRRCVSVPLAVLWSCCPKLSVLSGSLSNLRHVLMDNTEVKLSQDGSAVLLNDQDQDLEEEEEDHDDLEDSGYAVCSHSVEPEEDWEKNV, translated from the exons ATGGATCCAATCTTCAGTCCGCCACTTCACAGACAGAGACATCAGTTTGTCATAGATTTTGTCAAGAGGAACAAACCCAAAAAG GTGGTGGACTTGGGCTGCAGTGACTGCAGCCTTCTTCAAAAACTGAAGTTTCACCGTGAAATTGAACTGCTGGTTGGAGTGGACATCGATGGtgccaatataaaaaaaaagat GCATGGATTAGCGCCTATGTCAACTGACTATCTGCAGCCAAGTTATGATCAGCTGCGCATTGAGCTGTACCAGGGCTCAGTCACACAAGAAGACGCCCGCCTCAGAGGATTTGATCTGGTGACCAGTATAGAGCT CATAGAGCACCTCACTCTGGCTGACGTGAAGCGCTTCTCTGAGGTGGTGTTTGGTTACATGACCCCAGTGGCGGTTATCGTCAGTACTCCAAACTCCGAGTTCAACCCCGTTTTCCCTCGACCGGCAGGTTTCAGGCACAGTGATCACAAGTTTGAGTGGACCAGAGCAGAGTTCAAGTCCTG GGCTCTGAAGGTGTGTTTGGAGTACGGTTACGAGGTGGAGTTCACTGGTGTTGGACAGGCGCCACCCGGCCAGCAGGAGAGAGTCGGCTTCTGCTCCCAGATTGGTGTGTTCCACTGGCTCGGGGGGAGACAGGACTGCAACATGTTGTTTGGTGATGATGCTGAGGATGTGTTTTCATACACACTG CTCTATAGTATAAACTACCCCAGCCTGCATGACAACAACATCTTGCGGAGGGTCCTGGTGAGTGAGGTGTTGTACTGGGCAGAAAAGCTGAAGAGAAACTGGATTGAGGAGAGGACTGGTGAGAGGGATGACACTTATACATTGTGTCCGGCTGAGGGTGAAGGGGAGGAATGCCTCAGAGCGTCGGAGCGACACATGGAGATggaagacaaacagacag CAGCATGTGGAGCAGAGATGAAAAATCCGGGGGAGCATCAGGAATCAGAGCTGTTTTGGACAAATGGCAAAGGACAACAGGAGTCTTGCAAATTGCGCAG gtgtgtgtctgtacctCTGGCTGTGCTTTGGTCCTGCTGCCCCAAACTCAGTGTCCTGAGTGGAAGTCTCAGTAATCTCAGACATGTCCTGATGGATAACACCGAAGTTAAACTGAGCCAGGACGGCTCTGCTGTGCTCTTAAATGACCAGGACCAAG accttgaagaggaagaagaggatcATGATGATTTGGAGGACAGTGGGTATGCAGTATGCTCCCACAGTGTTGAGCCAGAGGAAGACTGGGAGAAAAATGTTTGA
- the LOC144523117 gene encoding EEIG family member 2-like isoform X2 — MDLMMMKKKKFKFKVDFELDDLSSVPFVNGVIFCKVRLLDGGFSEESSREPVQANCVRWRKRFSFPCKMSANAGTGVLDPCMCRVSVRKELKGGKAYAKLGFADLNLAEFAGSGNTTRRCLLEGYDTKNTRQDNSILKVIISTQLMSGDPCFKTPPSTATVIGIQGDGESLLEERRGGDSQKGCSESREGKCPVVSDELGGCGHSRTSSYASQQSKLSGYSTGHSRSSSMSEFSHRRNHSVGSASTGIGSLPEPSEDRDRESRPCPALPEHPVPTTTTNNPAGTPVRSASSCERLNRHPVKQDSMESQLKRMDDTRVDADDVVEKILQSQDFTPSLLDSSAEEEGLRLFVGPGGSTALGSHHLPTRVGAGAYEQVVIKR, encoded by the exons ATGGATTTaatgatgatgaaaaaaaagaaatttaagtTCAAGGTGGACTTTGAGCTGGACGATCTCTCGTCGGTCCCCTTCGTCAACGGTGTCATTTTTTGTAAAGTCAGGCTGTTGGACGGCGGGTTCTCCGAGGAGTCTTCTCG GGAGCCAGTGCAGGCCAACTGTGTTCGATGGAGGAAACGGTTCTCTTTCCCCTGCAAGATGAGTGCCAATGCAGGGACAGGTGTACTGGACCCTTGTATGTGCCGTGTGTCTGTCAGAAAG GAGCTGAAAGGTGGGAAGGCATATGCTAAG CTTGGTTTTGCAGATCTGAATTTAGCAGAGTTTGCCGGCTCAGGGAATACAACCCGCAGATGTCTGCTGGAAGGCTACGATACCAAAAATACTCGTCAGGATAACTCCATTCTCAAG GTCATCATCAGTACACAGCTCATGTCAGGGGATCCTTGTTTTAAAAC GCCTCCCTCCACAGCCACAGTGATCGGGATCCAGGGTGATGGAGAGAGCCtgctggaggagaggaggggaggggactCACAGAAAGGCTGTTCTG AGAGTCGAGAAGGGAAGTGTCCTGTTGTTTCTGATGAGCTTGGGGGCTGCGGCCACTCCCGAACGTCCAGCTACGCCAGCCAACAGTCCAAACTTTCAG GATACAGCACAGGTCACTCCCGCTCCTCCAGCATGTCAGAGTTCAGCCACCGGAGAAACCATTCGGTGGGCAGCGCCTCAACGGGCATCGGCAGCCTCCCAGAGCCCAGCGAGGACCGAGACAGAGAGTCCAGACCCTGTCCTGCTCTGCCTGAACACCCGgtccccaccaccaccactaacAACCCAGCGGGTACACCAGTACGGAGTGCCTCGTCCTGTGAGCGACTCAACAG ACACCCCGTGAAGCAGGACTCCATGGAGTCTCAGCTAAAAAGAATGGACGACACGCGGGTGGATGCTGACGATGTTGTGGAAAAGATTCTCCAGAGTCAAGACTTTACACCCAGCCTGCTGGACTCCAGTGCTGAAG AGGAAGGCTTGCGTCTGTTTGTTGGCCCTGGGGGAAGCACAGCCCTCGGAAGCCATCACCTTCCCACCAG GGTTGGTGCTGGAGCGTACGAGCAGGTGGTCATAAAGCGTTAG
- the LOC144523117 gene encoding EEIG family member 2-like isoform X1 has translation MDLMMMKKKKFKFKVDFELDDLSSVPFVNGVIFCKVRLLDGGFSEESSRVWTNHLYSRSIILKLANIQLEPVQANCVRWRKRFSFPCKMSANAGTGVLDPCMCRVSVRKELKGGKAYAKLGFADLNLAEFAGSGNTTRRCLLEGYDTKNTRQDNSILKVIISTQLMSGDPCFKTPPSTATVIGIQGDGESLLEERRGGDSQKGCSESREGKCPVVSDELGGCGHSRTSSYASQQSKLSGYSTGHSRSSSMSEFSHRRNHSVGSASTGIGSLPEPSEDRDRESRPCPALPEHPVPTTTTNNPAGTPVRSASSCERLNRHPVKQDSMESQLKRMDDTRVDADDVVEKILQSQDFTPSLLDSSAEEEGLRLFVGPGGSTALGSHHLPTRVGAGAYEQVVIKR, from the exons ATGGATTTaatgatgatgaaaaaaaagaaatttaagtTCAAGGTGGACTTTGAGCTGGACGATCTCTCGTCGGTCCCCTTCGTCAACGGTGTCATTTTTTGTAAAGTCAGGCTGTTGGACGGCGGGTTCTCCGAGGAGTCTTCTCG TGTTTGGACCAATCACCTCTACTCTAGGAGTATCATTCTGAAGCTGGCTAACATCCAGTT GGAGCCAGTGCAGGCCAACTGTGTTCGATGGAGGAAACGGTTCTCTTTCCCCTGCAAGATGAGTGCCAATGCAGGGACAGGTGTACTGGACCCTTGTATGTGCCGTGTGTCTGTCAGAAAG GAGCTGAAAGGTGGGAAGGCATATGCTAAG CTTGGTTTTGCAGATCTGAATTTAGCAGAGTTTGCCGGCTCAGGGAATACAACCCGCAGATGTCTGCTGGAAGGCTACGATACCAAAAATACTCGTCAGGATAACTCCATTCTCAAG GTCATCATCAGTACACAGCTCATGTCAGGGGATCCTTGTTTTAAAAC GCCTCCCTCCACAGCCACAGTGATCGGGATCCAGGGTGATGGAGAGAGCCtgctggaggagaggaggggaggggactCACAGAAAGGCTGTTCTG AGAGTCGAGAAGGGAAGTGTCCTGTTGTTTCTGATGAGCTTGGGGGCTGCGGCCACTCCCGAACGTCCAGCTACGCCAGCCAACAGTCCAAACTTTCAG GATACAGCACAGGTCACTCCCGCTCCTCCAGCATGTCAGAGTTCAGCCACCGGAGAAACCATTCGGTGGGCAGCGCCTCAACGGGCATCGGCAGCCTCCCAGAGCCCAGCGAGGACCGAGACAGAGAGTCCAGACCCTGTCCTGCTCTGCCTGAACACCCGgtccccaccaccaccactaacAACCCAGCGGGTACACCAGTACGGAGTGCCTCGTCCTGTGAGCGACTCAACAG ACACCCCGTGAAGCAGGACTCCATGGAGTCTCAGCTAAAAAGAATGGACGACACGCGGGTGGATGCTGACGATGTTGTGGAAAAGATTCTCCAGAGTCAAGACTTTACACCCAGCCTGCTGGACTCCAGTGCTGAAG AGGAAGGCTTGCGTCTGTTTGTTGGCCCTGGGGGAAGCACAGCCCTCGGAAGCCATCACCTTCCCACCAG GGTTGGTGCTGGAGCGTACGAGCAGGTGGTCATAAAGCGTTAG